A stretch of Canis lupus baileyi chromosome 7, mCanLup2.hap1, whole genome shotgun sequence DNA encodes these proteins:
- the COL11A2 gene encoding collagen alpha-2(XI) chain isoform X2: MERCSRCHRLFLLVPLVLGLSVVPAWAGVPPVDVLRALRFPSLPDGVRRARGICPADVAYRVSRPAQLSAPTRQLFPGGFPKDFSLLTAVRTRPGLQAPLLTLYSAQGVQQLGLELGRPFRFLYEDQTGRPQPPAQPVFRGLSLADGKWHRVAVAVKGQSVTLIVDCKKRVTRPLPRSARPLLDTHGVIIFGARILDEEVFEGDIQELVIVPGVQAAYESCEQKELECEGAWREKPQKHRAQRSPKQQPSRLHRPQNQEPQQQSTESFYYNYETPYYDVMTTETTPDYQDPTPGEEEGILESSPLPSPEEEQTDLQVPSTADRFLTEEYGEGGTDPPAGPYDYTYGYGDDYREETELGPALSAETAPLGAAARGPRGLKGEKGEPAVLEPGMLVEGPPGPEGPAGLIGPPGIQGNPGPVGDPGERGPPGRAGLPGSDGAPGPPGTSLMLPFRFGSGGGDKGPVVAAQEAQAQAILQQARLALRGPPGPMGYTGRPGPLGQPGSPGLKGESGDLGPQGPRGPQGLTGPPGKAGRRGRAGADGARGMPGEPGVKGDRGFDGLPGLPGEKGHRGDTGAQGLPGPPGEDGERGDDGEIGPRGLPGESGPRGLLGPKGPPGIPGPPGVRGMDGPHGPKGSLGPQGEPGPPGQQGTPGTQGLPGPQGAIGPHGEKGPRGKPGLPGMPGSDGPPGHPGKEGPPGTKGNQGPSGPQGPLGYPGPRGVKGVDGIRGLKGHKGEKGEDGFPGFKGDMGVKGDRGEVGVPGSRGEDGPEGPKGRTGPTGDPGPPGLMGEKGKLGVPGLPGYPGRQGPKGSLGFPGFPGASGEKGARGLSGKSGPRGERGPTGPRGQRGPRGATGKSGAKGTSGGDGPHGPPGERGLPGPQGPNGFPGPKGPPGPPGKDGLPGHPGQRGEVGFQGKTGPPGPPGVVGPQGAAGETGPMGERGHPGPPGPPGEQGLTGTAGKEGTKGDPGPPGAPGKDGPAGLRGFPGERGLPGTAGGLGLKGNEGPAGPPGPAGSPGERGAAGSGGPIGPPGRPGPQGPPGAAGEKGVPGEKGPIGPTGRDGVQGPVGLPGPAGPPGVAGEDGDKGEVGDPGQKGTKGNKGEHGPPGPPGPLGPVGQPGAAGADGEPGARGPQGHFGAKGDEGTRGFNGPPGPIGLQGLPGPSGEKGETGDVGPMGPPGPPGPRGPAGPNGADGPQGPPGGVGNLGPPGEKGEPGESGSPGVQGEPGVKGPRGERGEKGESGQPGEAGPPGPKGPTGDDGPKGNPGPVGFPGDPGPPGEGGPRGQDGAKGDRGEDGEPGQPGSPGPTGENGPPGPLGKRGPAGMPGPEGRQGEKGAKGDPGAVGAPGKTGPVGPAGPAGKTGPDGLRGLPGSVGQQGRPGATGQAGPPGPVGPPGLPGLRGDVGAKGEKGHPGLIGLIGPPGEQGEKGDRGLPGPQGSAGQKGETGIPGASGPIGPGGPPGLPGPAGPKGAKGATGPAGPKGEKGIQGPPGHPGPPGEVIQPLPIQMPKKTRRSVDGSRLMQEDEAIPAGGAPGSAGGLEEIFGSLDSLREEIEQMRRPTGTQDSPARTCQDLKLCHPELPDGEYWVDPNQGCARDAFRVFCNFTAGGETCVTPRDDVTQFSYVDSEGSPIGVVQLTFLRLLSVSAHQDVSYPCLGVAREGPLKLRGANEDELSLETSPYVKEFRDGCQTQQGRTVLEVRTPVLEQLPVLDASFSDLGAPPRRGGVLLGPVCFMG; encoded by the exons ATGGAGCGGTGCAGCCGCTGCCATCGCCTCTTCCTGCTGGTACCGCTGGTGCTGGGGCTGAGCGTAGTCCCTGCCTGGGCAG GTGTACCCCCTGTGGATGTGCTCAGGGCCCTGAGGTTTCCCTCCCTTCCTGATGGCGTCCGGAGGGCCAGAGGCATCTGTCCGGCTGATGTGGCCTACCGAGTGTCCCGACCTGCCCAGCTCAGTGCACCCACCCGCCAGCTCTTTCCAG GAGGTTTTCCCAAAGATTTCTCATTGCTGACTGCTGTCCGGACCCGTCCTGGCCTTCAGGCTCCCCTCCTGACACTCTACAGTGCCCAGGGTGTTCAACAGCTGGGCCTGGAGCTTGGCCGACCCTTCCGCTTCCTGTATGAGGACCAGACTGGACGGCCTCAACCCCCAGCTCAGCCAGTCTTCCGAGGCCTCAGCCTAGCAGATGGCAA GTGGCACCGTGTGGCTGTGGCTGTGAAGGGCCAGTCTGTCACTCTCATAGTTGACTGCAAGAAGCGAGTCACCCGGCCTCTCCCCCGAAGTGCTCGTCCACTGTTGGACACCCATGGAGTGATTATCTTTGGTGCCCGTATCCTGGATGAAGAAGTGTTTGAG GGTGACATCCAGGAGCTTGTCATTGTCCCAGGGGTACAAGCTGCCTATGAATCCTGTGAACAGAAGGAGCTGGAGTGTGAGGGGGCTTGGAGGGAGAAACCTCAGAAACACAGAGCCCAGAGATCTCCAAAGCAGCAGCCATCAAGACTTCATAGGCCACAAAACCAGGAACCTCAGCAACAG TCCACTGAGTCTTTCTACTATAACTACGAGACCCCCTATTACGATGTGATGACTACAGAGACGACCCCTGATTATCAG GACCCCACCCCAGGTGAAGAGGAAggaatcctggaatcaagtcccttGCCATCCCCTGAGGAG GAGCAGACAGATCTCCAGGTCCCCTCCACAGCCGACAGGTTCCTGACAGAGGAATATGGGGAGGGTGGCACAGACCCCCCAGCAGGGCCCTACGATTACACCTATGGCTATGGGGATGATTATCGTGAGGAGACGGAGCTTGGCCCTGCCTTGTCTGCGGAGACAGCCCCCTTGGGAGCC GCTGCCCGCGGACCCCGAGGGctgaagggagagaagggagaaccCGCGGTGCTGGAGCCT GGAATGCTAGTCGAGGGGCCTCCTGGCCCAGAAGGCCCTGCG GGGTTGATTGGTCCCCCTGGCATCCAGGGCAACCCAGGCCCAGTTGGAGACCCTGGCGAGAGG GGCCCCCCTGGCCGGGCAGGACTCCCTGGATCAGATGGGGCACCTGGCCCTCCTGGCACATCTCTTATGCTCCCA TTCCGGTTTGGCAGTGGTGGGGGTGACAAGGGTCCTGTGgtggcagcccaggaggctcaggcCCAGGCGATTCTGCAGCAGGCACGG CTGGCGCTCCGGGGACCCCCTGGCCCCATGGGATACACAGGCCGCCCTGGACCCTTG GGACAACCTGGGAGCCCTGGCCTGAAGGGAGAATCTGGAGACCTAGGACCTCAG ggccccagaGGACCTCAAGGCCTCACAGGCCCTCCTGGCAAGGCTGGGCGAAGG GGCCGAGCAGGTGCTGATGGAGCCCGAGGAATGCCTGGAGAGCCTGGAGTGAAG GGTGACCGAGGTTTTGATGGACTCCCAGGGCTACCTGGAGAGAAGGGACACAGG GGTGATACTGGTGCCCAGGGCCTTCCTGGCCCACCCGGTGAGGATGGAGAGCGG ggagaTGATGGGGAGATTGGGCCTCGGGGACTGCCTGGAGAGTCG GGACCTCGAGGTCTCCTGGGCCCCAAAGGCCCACCTGGTATTCCTGGACCCCCG GGAGTCCGAGGCATGGATGGTCCCCATGGTCCCAAAGGGAGCTTG GGACCCCAGGGAGAGCCAGGACCTCCTGGACAACAGGGCACTCCTGGAACCCAG GGTCTTCCCGGCCCCCAGGGTGCCATTGGCCCTCATGGAGAGAAA GGTCCTCGAGGGAAACCAGGGCTCCCTGGCATGCCTGGCTCAGATGGACCTCCG GGTCACCCTGGGAAGGAAGGTCCCCCTGGAACCAAAGGAAACCAG ggTCCATCTGGACCTCAGGGTCCTCTAGGATACCCAGGACCTCGAGGCGTTAAG GGTGTGGATGGAATTCGTGGTCTAAAGGGTCATAAGGGTGAAAAG GGCGAGGATGGCTTTCCCGGGTTCAAAGGGGACATGGGTGTGAAAGGTGACAGG GGAGAGGTTGGAGTTCCTGGTTCCAGGGGCGAAGATGGACCTGAGGGGCCGAAGGGGCGTACTGGACCCACTGGAGACCCTGGCCCACCGGGGCTCATGGGTGAAAAG GGCAAGTTAGGTGTTCCTGGTCTGCCCGGCTACCCTGGACGCCAGGGTCCCAAG GGGTCTCTGGGATTTCCTGGTTTTCCCGGCGCCAGTGGAGAGAAGGGAGCCCGG GGCCTGTCGGGGAAATCAGGGCCTCGGGGAGAGCGGGGCCCCACG GGTCCACGGGGTCAGCGGGGACCCCGAGGTGCCACTGGGAAGTCTGGAGCTAAG GGAACATCAGGTGGTGACGGCCCCCATGGACCCCCTGGAGAAAGG GGTCTCCCTGGACCCCAAGGCCCCAATGGATTTCCTGGCCCCAAAGGACCTCCG GGTCCCCCTGGGAAGGATGGGCTGCCGGGACACCCAGGCCAGAGAGGAGAAGTG gGTTTCCAAGGGAAGACTGGCCCCCCTGGCCCTCCAGGGGTGGTGGGACCTCAG ggagcagcaggagagacGGGGCCCATGGGGGAGCGAGGTcacccagggcccccaggacCCCCTGGAGAGCAGGGACTGACTGGAACAGCTGGAAAAGAAGGGACAAAG ggtgatcctggtcccccaggggccccagggaagGATGGACCTGCTGGTCTGAGGGGCTTCCCGGGAGAGAGAGGCCTCCCCGGCACTGCC GGTGGACTCGGTTTGAAGGGAAACGAAGGTCCGGCTGGTCCCCCTGGCCCTGCA GGCTCCCCTGGGGAGCGAGGTGCAGCAGGATCTGGGGGACCCATTGGCCCCCCAGGGCGACCAGGCCCACAGGGTCCCCCTGGAGCCGCAGGAGAGAAAGGTGTCCCG GGTGAGAAAGGCCCCATTGGTCCAACTGGCCGAGATGGGGTACAGGGTCCCGTGGGGCTCCCTGGCCCTGCTGGACCCCCGGGCGTGGCAGGAGAGGATGGAGACAAG GGTGAGGTGGGAGATCCCGGACAGAAGGGCACTAAAGGGAATAAGGGTGAACAT ggccctcctggaccccctgggcccctgggtcCTGTGGGGCAGCCTGGAGCAGCG GGAGCAGATGGGGAGCCCGGAGCTCGGGGACCCCAGGGACACTTCGGGGCCAAAGGCGATGAAGGAACAAGAGGATTCAATGGGCCCCCGGGACCCATTGGCCTGCAA GGTTTGCCAGGCCCCTCGGGTGAGAAGGGAGAAACCGGAGATGTGGGCCCTATG GGACCACCCGGCCCCCCAGGACCTAGAGGCCCAGCTGGACCCAATGGAGCTGAT GGCCCACAAGGTCCCCCAGGAGGTGTTGGGAACCTGGGTCCCCCTGGAGAGAAG GGGGAGCCAGGAGAGTCAGGATCTCCAGGGGTCCAGGGTGAGCCAGGTGTCAAG GGTCCACGCGGGGAGCGTGGGGAGAAAGGAGAGTCCGGGCAACCAGGAGAGGCAGGACCACCAGGGCCCAAAGGCCCCACCGGTGATGATGGCCCCAAAGGGAACCCT GGTCCTGTTGGTTTTCCTGGTGATCCTGGCCCTCCTGGAGAAGGCGGCCCTCGG GGCCAGGATGGTGCGAAGGGTGACCGAGGAGAAGATGGCGAGCCAGGACAGCCT GGATCTCCTGGTCCCACTGGGGAGAATGGACCCCCTGGACCACTTGGAAAGCGG GGTCCTGCTGGCATGCCTGGTCCTGAGGGGCGGCAAGGAGAGAAGGGAGCCAAG GGGGATCCTGGTGCTGTGGGTGCCCCAGGGAAGACAGGCCCTGTGGGTCCAGCAGGACCAGCGGGGAAAACTGGTCCTGATGGTCTCAGGGGACTCCCAGGCTCAGTG GGTCAGCAAGGCCGTCCTGGGGCCACAGGCCAGGCTGGACCTCCAGGTCCTGTG ggacccccaGGGCTTCCTGGCCTCCGGGGTGATGTTGGAGCCAAGGGCGAGAAG GGTCACCCAGGTCTCATCGGACTGATTGGTCCCCCTggagagcagggagagaagggTGATCGGGGACTTCCTGGCCCTCAGGGCTCTGCTGGACAGAAGGGAGAGACG GGTATCCCAGGAGCATCTGGCCCTATTGGTCCTGGagggcctcctggcctcccc GGACCTGCTGGCCCCAAAGGAGCCAAAGGAGCCACA GGCCCAGCTGGACCCAAGGGCGAGAAGGGCATCCAGGGTCCTCCAGGACACCCG ggccccccaggCGAAGTGATCCAGCCCCTGCCCATCCAGATGCCCAAGAAGACTCGGCGCTCGGTGGATGGAAGCCGCCTGATGCAGGAGGACGAGGCCATACCGGCTGGGGGCGCTCCGGGCAGTGCTGGGGGGCTGGAGGAGATTTTTGGTTCCCTCGACTCCCTGCGGGAGGAGATTGAGCAGATGAGGCGGCCGACAGGGACCCAGGACAGCCCTGCCCGCACCTGCCAGGACCTGAAGCTCTGCCACCCAGAGCTGCCTGATG GAGAGTACTGGGTTGACCCCAACCAGGGCTGTGCTCGGGATGCCTTCCGGGTTTTCTGCAATTTTACAGCAGGAGGGGAAACGTGTGTGACTCCCAGAGATGATGTCACGCAA TTCTCTTACGTGGACTCAGAGGGCTCCCCGATTGGTGTGGTCCAGCTTACCTTCCTGCGGCTGCTCAGCGTCTCAGCCCACCAAGATGTCTCCTACCCATGCTTGGGGGTGGCCCGAGAGGGTCCCCTGAAGCTCCGGGGGGCCAATGAGGATGAGCTG
- the COL11A2 gene encoding collagen alpha-2(XI) chain isoform X5, giving the protein MLPRGWLWGALGLAANRTAAGQAGIRCLRREPTLCIPASPLPLWPAGLPWDPGVHTPIFSFFFLRIQKSWDLGVPPVDVLRALRFPSLPDGVRRARGICPADVAYRVSRPAQLSAPTRQLFPGGFPKDFSLLTAVRTRPGLQAPLLTLYSAQGVQQLGLELGRPFRFLYEDQTGRPQPPAQPVFRGLSLADGKWHRVAVAVKGQSVTLIVDCKKRVTRPLPRSARPLLDTHGVIIFGARILDEEVFEGDIQELVIVPGVQAAYESCEQKELECEGAWREKPQKHRAQRSPKQQPSRLHRPQNQEPQQQAARGPRGLKGEKGEPAVLEPGMLVEGPPGPEGPAGLIGPPGIQGNPGPVGDPGERGPPGRAGLPGSDGAPGPPGTSLMLPFRFGSGGGDKGPVVAAQEAQAQAILQQARLALRGPPGPMGYTGRPGPLGQPGSPGLKGESGDLGPQGPRGPQGLTGPPGKAGRRGRAGADGARGMPGEPGVKGDRGFDGLPGLPGEKGHRGDTGAQGLPGPPGEDGERGDDGEIGPRGLPGESGPRGLLGPKGPPGIPGPPGVRGMDGPHGPKGSLGPQGEPGPPGQQGTPGTQGLPGPQGAIGPHGEKGPRGKPGLPGMPGSDGPPGHPGKEGPPGTKGNQGPSGPQGPLGYPGPRGVKGVDGIRGLKGHKGEKGEDGFPGFKGDMGVKGDRGEVGVPGSRGEDGPEGPKGRTGPTGDPGPPGLMGEKGKLGVPGLPGYPGRQGPKGSLGFPGFPGASGEKGARGLSGKSGPRGERGPTGPRGQRGPRGATGKSGAKGTSGGDGPHGPPGERGLPGPQGPNGFPGPKGPPGPPGKDGLPGHPGQRGEVGFQGKTGPPGPPGVVGPQGAAGETGPMGERGHPGPPGPPGEQGLTGTAGKEGTKGDPGPPGAPGKDGPAGLRGFPGERGLPGTAGGLGLKGNEGPAGPPGPAGSPGERGAAGSGGPIGPPGRPGPQGPPGAAGEKGVPGEKGPIGPTGRDGVQGPVGLPGPAGPPGVAGEDGDKGEVGDPGQKGTKGNKGEHGPPGPPGPLGPVGQPGAAGADGEPGARGPQGHFGAKGDEGTRGFNGPPGPIGLQGLPGPSGEKGETGDVGPMGPPGPPGPRGPAGPNGADGPQGPPGGVGNLGPPGEKGEPGESGSPGVQGEPGVKGPRGERGEKGESGQPGEAGPPGPKGPTGDDGPKGNPGPVGFPGDPGPPGEGGPRGQDGAKGDRGEDGEPGQPGSPGPTGENGPPGPLGKRGPAGMPGPEGRQGEKGAKGDPGAVGAPGKTGPVGPAGPAGKTGPDGLRGLPGSVGQQGRPGATGQAGPPGPVGPPGLPGLRGDVGAKGEKGHPGLIGLIGPPGEQGEKGDRGLPGPQGSAGQKGETGIPGASGPIGPGGPPGLPGPAGPKGAKGATGPAGPKGEKGIQGPPGHPGPPGEVIQPLPIQMPKKTRRSVDGSRLMQEDEAIPAGGAPGSAGGLEEIFGSLDSLREEIEQMRRPTGTQDSPARTCQDLKLCHPELPDGEYWVDPNQGCARDAFRVFCNFTAGGETCVTPRDDVTQFSYVDSEGSPIGVVQLTFLRLLSVSAHQDVSYPCLGVAREGPLKLRGANEDELSLETSPYVKEFRDGCQTQQGRTVLEVRTPVLEQLPVLDASFSDLGAPPRRGGVLLGPVCFMG; this is encoded by the exons ATGCTGCCACGCGGCTGGCTCTGGGGAGCACTGGGGCTGGCTGCCAACCGGACGGCCGCTGGACAGGCTGGGATCAGGTGTCTGAGGCGGGAGCCAACTCTTTGCATTCCTGCCTCACCCCTCCCCCTCTGGCCAGCAGGGCTCCCCTGGGACCCCGGTGTCCACACCCcaatcttttccttcttttttctcaggATCCAGAAGTCCTGGGACCTAG GTGTACCCCCTGTGGATGTGCTCAGGGCCCTGAGGTTTCCCTCCCTTCCTGATGGCGTCCGGAGGGCCAGAGGCATCTGTCCGGCTGATGTGGCCTACCGAGTGTCCCGACCTGCCCAGCTCAGTGCACCCACCCGCCAGCTCTTTCCAG GAGGTTTTCCCAAAGATTTCTCATTGCTGACTGCTGTCCGGACCCGTCCTGGCCTTCAGGCTCCCCTCCTGACACTCTACAGTGCCCAGGGTGTTCAACAGCTGGGCCTGGAGCTTGGCCGACCCTTCCGCTTCCTGTATGAGGACCAGACTGGACGGCCTCAACCCCCAGCTCAGCCAGTCTTCCGAGGCCTCAGCCTAGCAGATGGCAA GTGGCACCGTGTGGCTGTGGCTGTGAAGGGCCAGTCTGTCACTCTCATAGTTGACTGCAAGAAGCGAGTCACCCGGCCTCTCCCCCGAAGTGCTCGTCCACTGTTGGACACCCATGGAGTGATTATCTTTGGTGCCCGTATCCTGGATGAAGAAGTGTTTGAG GGTGACATCCAGGAGCTTGTCATTGTCCCAGGGGTACAAGCTGCCTATGAATCCTGTGAACAGAAGGAGCTGGAGTGTGAGGGGGCTTGGAGGGAGAAACCTCAGAAACACAGAGCCCAGAGATCTCCAAAGCAGCAGCCATCAAGACTTCATAGGCCACAAAACCAGGAACCTCAGCAACAG GCTGCCCGCGGACCCCGAGGGctgaagggagagaagggagaaccCGCGGTGCTGGAGCCT GGAATGCTAGTCGAGGGGCCTCCTGGCCCAGAAGGCCCTGCG GGGTTGATTGGTCCCCCTGGCATCCAGGGCAACCCAGGCCCAGTTGGAGACCCTGGCGAGAGG GGCCCCCCTGGCCGGGCAGGACTCCCTGGATCAGATGGGGCACCTGGCCCTCCTGGCACATCTCTTATGCTCCCA TTCCGGTTTGGCAGTGGTGGGGGTGACAAGGGTCCTGTGgtggcagcccaggaggctcaggcCCAGGCGATTCTGCAGCAGGCACGG CTGGCGCTCCGGGGACCCCCTGGCCCCATGGGATACACAGGCCGCCCTGGACCCTTG GGACAACCTGGGAGCCCTGGCCTGAAGGGAGAATCTGGAGACCTAGGACCTCAG ggccccagaGGACCTCAAGGCCTCACAGGCCCTCCTGGCAAGGCTGGGCGAAGG GGCCGAGCAGGTGCTGATGGAGCCCGAGGAATGCCTGGAGAGCCTGGAGTGAAG GGTGACCGAGGTTTTGATGGACTCCCAGGGCTACCTGGAGAGAAGGGACACAGG GGTGATACTGGTGCCCAGGGCCTTCCTGGCCCACCCGGTGAGGATGGAGAGCGG ggagaTGATGGGGAGATTGGGCCTCGGGGACTGCCTGGAGAGTCG GGACCTCGAGGTCTCCTGGGCCCCAAAGGCCCACCTGGTATTCCTGGACCCCCG GGAGTCCGAGGCATGGATGGTCCCCATGGTCCCAAAGGGAGCTTG GGACCCCAGGGAGAGCCAGGACCTCCTGGACAACAGGGCACTCCTGGAACCCAG GGTCTTCCCGGCCCCCAGGGTGCCATTGGCCCTCATGGAGAGAAA GGTCCTCGAGGGAAACCAGGGCTCCCTGGCATGCCTGGCTCAGATGGACCTCCG GGTCACCCTGGGAAGGAAGGTCCCCCTGGAACCAAAGGAAACCAG ggTCCATCTGGACCTCAGGGTCCTCTAGGATACCCAGGACCTCGAGGCGTTAAG GGTGTGGATGGAATTCGTGGTCTAAAGGGTCATAAGGGTGAAAAG GGCGAGGATGGCTTTCCCGGGTTCAAAGGGGACATGGGTGTGAAAGGTGACAGG GGAGAGGTTGGAGTTCCTGGTTCCAGGGGCGAAGATGGACCTGAGGGGCCGAAGGGGCGTACTGGACCCACTGGAGACCCTGGCCCACCGGGGCTCATGGGTGAAAAG GGCAAGTTAGGTGTTCCTGGTCTGCCCGGCTACCCTGGACGCCAGGGTCCCAAG GGGTCTCTGGGATTTCCTGGTTTTCCCGGCGCCAGTGGAGAGAAGGGAGCCCGG GGCCTGTCGGGGAAATCAGGGCCTCGGGGAGAGCGGGGCCCCACG GGTCCACGGGGTCAGCGGGGACCCCGAGGTGCCACTGGGAAGTCTGGAGCTAAG GGAACATCAGGTGGTGACGGCCCCCATGGACCCCCTGGAGAAAGG GGTCTCCCTGGACCCCAAGGCCCCAATGGATTTCCTGGCCCCAAAGGACCTCCG GGTCCCCCTGGGAAGGATGGGCTGCCGGGACACCCAGGCCAGAGAGGAGAAGTG gGTTTCCAAGGGAAGACTGGCCCCCCTGGCCCTCCAGGGGTGGTGGGACCTCAG ggagcagcaggagagacGGGGCCCATGGGGGAGCGAGGTcacccagggcccccaggacCCCCTGGAGAGCAGGGACTGACTGGAACAGCTGGAAAAGAAGGGACAAAG ggtgatcctggtcccccaggggccccagggaagGATGGACCTGCTGGTCTGAGGGGCTTCCCGGGAGAGAGAGGCCTCCCCGGCACTGCC GGTGGACTCGGTTTGAAGGGAAACGAAGGTCCGGCTGGTCCCCCTGGCCCTGCA GGCTCCCCTGGGGAGCGAGGTGCAGCAGGATCTGGGGGACCCATTGGCCCCCCAGGGCGACCAGGCCCACAGGGTCCCCCTGGAGCCGCAGGAGAGAAAGGTGTCCCG GGTGAGAAAGGCCCCATTGGTCCAACTGGCCGAGATGGGGTACAGGGTCCCGTGGGGCTCCCTGGCCCTGCTGGACCCCCGGGCGTGGCAGGAGAGGATGGAGACAAG GGTGAGGTGGGAGATCCCGGACAGAAGGGCACTAAAGGGAATAAGGGTGAACAT ggccctcctggaccccctgggcccctgggtcCTGTGGGGCAGCCTGGAGCAGCG GGAGCAGATGGGGAGCCCGGAGCTCGGGGACCCCAGGGACACTTCGGGGCCAAAGGCGATGAAGGAACAAGAGGATTCAATGGGCCCCCGGGACCCATTGGCCTGCAA GGTTTGCCAGGCCCCTCGGGTGAGAAGGGAGAAACCGGAGATGTGGGCCCTATG GGACCACCCGGCCCCCCAGGACCTAGAGGCCCAGCTGGACCCAATGGAGCTGAT GGCCCACAAGGTCCCCCAGGAGGTGTTGGGAACCTGGGTCCCCCTGGAGAGAAG GGGGAGCCAGGAGAGTCAGGATCTCCAGGGGTCCAGGGTGAGCCAGGTGTCAAG GGTCCACGCGGGGAGCGTGGGGAGAAAGGAGAGTCCGGGCAACCAGGAGAGGCAGGACCACCAGGGCCCAAAGGCCCCACCGGTGATGATGGCCCCAAAGGGAACCCT GGTCCTGTTGGTTTTCCTGGTGATCCTGGCCCTCCTGGAGAAGGCGGCCCTCGG GGCCAGGATGGTGCGAAGGGTGACCGAGGAGAAGATGGCGAGCCAGGACAGCCT GGATCTCCTGGTCCCACTGGGGAGAATGGACCCCCTGGACCACTTGGAAAGCGG GGTCCTGCTGGCATGCCTGGTCCTGAGGGGCGGCAAGGAGAGAAGGGAGCCAAG GGGGATCCTGGTGCTGTGGGTGCCCCAGGGAAGACAGGCCCTGTGGGTCCAGCAGGACCAGCGGGGAAAACTGGTCCTGATGGTCTCAGGGGACTCCCAGGCTCAGTG GGTCAGCAAGGCCGTCCTGGGGCCACAGGCCAGGCTGGACCTCCAGGTCCTGTG ggacccccaGGGCTTCCTGGCCTCCGGGGTGATGTTGGAGCCAAGGGCGAGAAG GGTCACCCAGGTCTCATCGGACTGATTGGTCCCCCTggagagcagggagagaagggTGATCGGGGACTTCCTGGCCCTCAGGGCTCTGCTGGACAGAAGGGAGAGACG GGTATCCCAGGAGCATCTGGCCCTATTGGTCCTGGagggcctcctggcctcccc GGACCTGCTGGCCCCAAAGGAGCCAAAGGAGCCACA GGCCCAGCTGGACCCAAGGGCGAGAAGGGCATCCAGGGTCCTCCAGGACACCCG ggccccccaggCGAAGTGATCCAGCCCCTGCCCATCCAGATGCCCAAGAAGACTCGGCGCTCGGTGGATGGAAGCCGCCTGATGCAGGAGGACGAGGCCATACCGGCTGGGGGCGCTCCGGGCAGTGCTGGGGGGCTGGAGGAGATTTTTGGTTCCCTCGACTCCCTGCGGGAGGAGATTGAGCAGATGAGGCGGCCGACAGGGACCCAGGACAGCCCTGCCCGCACCTGCCAGGACCTGAAGCTCTGCCACCCAGAGCTGCCTGATG GAGAGTACTGGGTTGACCCCAACCAGGGCTGTGCTCGGGATGCCTTCCGGGTTTTCTGCAATTTTACAGCAGGAGGGGAAACGTGTGTGACTCCCAGAGATGATGTCACGCAA TTCTCTTACGTGGACTCAGAGGGCTCCCCGATTGGTGTGGTCCAGCTTACCTTCCTGCGGCTGCTCAGCGTCTCAGCCCACCAAGATGTCTCCTACCCATGCTTGGGGGTGGCCCGAGAGGGTCCCCTGAAGCTCCGGGGGGCCAATGAGGATGAGCTG